One part of the Mariniflexile litorale genome encodes these proteins:
- the gldI gene encoding gliding motility-associated peptidyl-prolyl isomerase GldI, whose protein sequence is MNKLVLLVLILLAVISCKQPEARRPVSVSSGSFINASVERNKKLYAHEQSQIEKIMKQHKDNNYIASESGFWYYYNTKVEIDSFETPEFGDIVNYDYNVKALNGSLIYSKEELKTQTYAMDREELFTGLREGLKLLKTGETATFLFPSQKAYGYYGDEHKIRSNTPLICEVTIHSINQNQTN, encoded by the coding sequence ATGAATAAATTAGTCCTACTTGTTTTAATCTTACTAGCCGTTATTAGCTGTAAACAACCAGAAGCCAGACGCCCTGTTTCTGTAAGTTCCGGTTCTTTTATTAATGCTTCCGTAGAACGAAACAAAAAATTATATGCTCACGAACAATCTCAAATAGAGAAAATCATGAAGCAGCATAAAGACAATAACTATATCGCATCAGAAAGTGGTTTTTGGTATTACTACAATACCAAAGTTGAAATTGATTCATTTGAAACTCCTGAATTTGGAGACATCGTGAACTACGATTACAATGTAAAAGCACTAAACGGTAGCTTAATATATTCTAAAGAAGAACTTAAAACGCAAACCTATGCCATGGACAGAGAAGAGTTATTTACCGGACTTCGCGAAGGCTTAAAACTTTTAAAAACGGGTGAAACAGCTACTTTTTTATTTCCTTCTCAAAAAGCCTATGGTTATTATGGTGATGAACATAAAATAAGAAGCAACACCCCTTTAATATGTGAAGTTACCATACATTCTATTAATCAAAATCAAACAAATTAG
- a CDS encoding bifunctional oligoribonuclease/PAP phosphatase NrnA, protein MNKQDISNIKHLLSIPKKIVIVPHKNPDGDAIGSTLGLYHYLTKNNHQVQVITPNDYPFFLKWIPSEQNILKYDSQTEACDSLINDADIIFTLDFNALHRAGNMETILAASKAIKIMIDHHQAPDDYATYVFSDVSMSSTCEMVYHFIDMLGDLSLIDTNIATCLYVGIMTDTGSFRFPSTSSETHRIIADLIDKGANNSVIHNNIYDTNSYKSLQLLGCALTNLKVIPESKTAYITLSQEELNRYDHKKGDTEGIVNYGLSLDNVVLAAIFIEDKQEGIIKISLRSKGSFSVNEMSRSHFEGGGHINAAGGKSSLSLKDTVEKFISILPSYNKALNNE, encoded by the coding sequence ATGAATAAACAAGATATTTCAAATATAAAACACCTATTATCAATCCCAAAAAAGATAGTAATTGTACCCCATAAAAACCCTGATGGTGACGCTATTGGCTCCACATTAGGACTGTATCATTATCTCACAAAAAACAATCATCAAGTACAAGTTATAACACCTAACGATTACCCGTTTTTTTTAAAATGGATTCCGAGTGAACAAAACATATTAAAATACGATTCACAAACAGAAGCTTGTGATAGTTTAATAAATGATGCCGATATTATTTTTACTTTGGATTTTAATGCATTGCACAGAGCTGGAAATATGGAAACCATTCTAGCTGCAAGTAAAGCTATTAAAATAATGATTGATCACCACCAAGCACCAGATGATTATGCTACATATGTGTTTAGCGACGTAAGCATGAGTTCTACTTGCGAAATGGTGTATCATTTTATTGATATGTTAGGTGATTTAAGCCTTATCGACACCAACATTGCTACATGTTTATATGTAGGTATTATGACCGATACAGGTTCGTTTAGATTTCCTTCAACCTCTAGTGAAACACATCGAATTATAGCCGATTTAATTGATAAAGGTGCTAATAATTCGGTAATTCATAATAACATTTATGACACAAATAGTTATAAAAGCTTGCAATTATTAGGCTGTGCTTTAACTAATTTAAAAGTTATTCCAGAATCTAAAACTGCTTACATAACACTATCTCAAGAAGAATTAAACCGGTACGATCACAAAAAAGGAGATACTGAAGGTATTGTGAATTATGGCTTATCATTAGATAATGTTGTTTTAGCTGCAATTTTTATTGAAGACAAACAAGAAGGTATTATCAAAATCTCTTTGCGTTCTAAAGGCAGTTTTTCTGTAAACGAAATGTCTCGGTCTCATTTTGAAGGTGGTGGCCATATAAATGCAGCTGGCGGAAAAAGCTCTTTATCTTTAAAAGATACCGTTGAAAAATTTATTAGTATATTGCCTAGTTATAATAAAGCCCTAAACAATGAATAA